The Pseudolabrys sp. FHR47 genome contains a region encoding:
- a CDS encoding flotillin family protein — MTGQLIGTLILWLIVAVIVIAIIVYLVNWLYRRSSKEVSFVRTGLFGEKVVINGGAFVLPIIHDVTPVNMNVIRMAVTRANDEALITRDRMRVDIDAEFYVRVRPQKEAVSIAAATLGRRTLQPEQLNTLLSGRLVSALRSIASEMTMEEMHEKRGTYVLRVKESAAEAFDQNGLELESVAITNLDQTDLQYFNPSNRFDAEGLTRIIEEIEEKRKLRNDIEQEAMIRIRTRNLEAERQSLDIERDSESAKLEQQREIEIRRAMQRAEVARERAARDTEAEQALIQSREEIEKSRISNERAISEARIASDRDIRQKEIERTRAVEEAEIAARELVEKARIANEQAINAARIASEREIRQKEIERMRVLEAAEIAARESTDKARVLQEAAVNVERIAREQEVRHLEIERTRTLEQEDIAAREEIEAARIAQEERVQALQIARNKAINAAEIAAREATEAARIAQEKATRELDIQRMAALEAEEIKKRDSVERQRIATELKLEQERIASTKTREMLQIDQKKTIEVAEEERAITLAAKKAERTDADKALRQAEIVARQEVEKVDIAREQALEAARVERRRALEQLEIARNQSLQEAQIASNEEVERARISSDRGLDEARIGRQRDLRRLEIERERDVENAAMEKAITLYAKSLEESAARVKAEMARAKAVEAEEAVKLVQESEGAKRRKVVEVTLAEKAAEEMRIAAAADKVRRAVEAESQKLLYEAENVLTDGARYGLFRRRLLDRIEGIVRESVKPMERIEGIKILHVDGLGGVGGGAGGAARSPTDEVIESALRYRVQAPLIDEVLKEIGIEGGNLAKMGGLIREASDMQRIGKDSAKDAKDAKPKDGGDGGSGGGSGRKAKE; from the coding sequence ATGACGGGGCAACTGATCGGAACCCTCATCCTCTGGCTCATCGTGGCGGTGATCGTCATTGCGATCATCGTCTACCTGGTGAACTGGCTCTACCGCCGCTCCTCGAAGGAGGTATCGTTCGTCCGCACCGGCCTGTTCGGGGAAAAGGTCGTGATCAACGGCGGCGCCTTCGTGCTGCCGATCATCCACGACGTCACGCCCGTCAACATGAATGTCATCCGCATGGCGGTGACCCGCGCCAATGACGAGGCGCTGATCACCCGCGACCGGATGCGCGTCGATATCGACGCCGAGTTCTATGTGCGGGTGCGCCCGCAAAAGGAAGCGGTCTCCATCGCGGCCGCCACGCTCGGCCGCCGCACGCTGCAGCCCGAACAGCTCAATACCCTGCTCTCCGGCCGGCTTGTCTCGGCGCTGCGCTCGATCGCATCCGAAATGACAATGGAGGAAATGCACGAGAAGCGCGGCACCTATGTGCTGCGGGTCAAGGAGTCCGCCGCGGAGGCCTTCGACCAGAACGGCCTCGAGCTGGAAAGCGTCGCCATCACCAATCTCGACCAGACCGACCTACAGTATTTCAATCCCTCCAACCGGTTCGACGCGGAAGGTCTGACGCGCATCATCGAGGAGATCGAGGAAAAGCGGAAGCTGCGCAACGACATCGAACAAGAGGCGATGATCCGCATCCGCACCCGCAACCTCGAAGCCGAGCGCCAGTCTCTCGATATCGAGCGCGACAGCGAGTCGGCCAAGCTCGAGCAGCAGCGCGAGATCGAGATCCGCCGCGCTATGCAGCGCGCGGAAGTCGCCCGCGAGCGCGCCGCGCGCGACACCGAGGCCGAACAGGCGCTGATCCAGTCGCGCGAGGAGATCGAGAAATCGCGCATCTCCAACGAGCGCGCCATCAGCGAAGCGCGCATCGCCTCCGACCGCGATATCCGCCAGAAGGAGATCGAGCGGACCCGCGCGGTCGAGGAAGCCGAAATCGCCGCCCGCGAGCTGGTGGAAAAAGCCCGCATCGCCAACGAACAGGCGATTAACGCCGCGCGCATCGCGTCCGAACGCGAAATCCGCCAGAAGGAAATCGAGCGCATGCGCGTGCTCGAAGCCGCCGAGATCGCGGCGCGCGAGTCCACCGACAAGGCCCGCGTCCTTCAGGAAGCGGCGGTGAATGTCGAGCGCATTGCCCGCGAACAGGAAGTCCGCCACCTCGAGATCGAACGCACCCGCACCCTCGAACAGGAGGACATTGCGGCGCGCGAAGAGATCGAGGCCGCGCGCATCGCCCAGGAAGAGCGCGTTCAGGCCCTTCAGATCGCGCGCAACAAGGCCATCAACGCCGCCGAAATCGCCGCGCGCGAAGCGACGGAAGCCGCCCGCATCGCCCAGGAGAAGGCGACCCGGGAGCTCGACATCCAGCGCATGGCCGCGCTCGAAGCCGAGGAGATCAAGAAGCGCGACAGCGTGGAACGCCAGCGCATCGCGACCGAGCTCAAGCTCGAGCAGGAGCGCATCGCGTCGACCAAGACGCGCGAAATGCTCCAGATCGACCAGAAGAAGACCATCGAGGTCGCCGAGGAAGAGCGCGCCATCACGCTGGCAGCCAAGAAGGCCGAGCGCACCGACGCCGACAAGGCGCTGCGTCAGGCCGAGATCGTGGCGCGGCAGGAGGTCGAGAAGGTCGACATCGCCCGCGAACAGGCGCTTGAAGCCGCCCGCGTTGAACGCCGGCGCGCACTCGAACAGCTCGAGATCGCCCGTAACCAGTCGCTGCAGGAAGCACAGATCGCCTCGAACGAGGAAGTCGAGCGTGCGCGCATTTCGTCGGATCGCGGCCTCGACGAGGCCCGTATCGGCCGCCAGCGCGACCTGCGCAGGCTGGAAATCGAGCGCGAACGCGACGTCGAGAACGCCGCGATGGAAAAGGCCATCACCCTTTACGCCAAGTCGCTCGAGGAGTCGGCCGCCCGGGTGAAGGCCGAAATGGCCCGCGCCAAAGCCGTGGAAGCCGAAGAAGCCGTCAAGCTGGTGCAGGAGAGCGAAGGTGCGAAGCGGCGCAAGGTGGTGGAAGTCACCCTCGCCGAAAAGGCGGCAGAAGAGATGCGCATCGCCGCCGCGGCCGACAAGGTGCGCCGCGCCGTCGAAGCGGAATCGCAGAAGCTGCTCTACGAGGCCGAGAACGTCCTCACCGATGGCGCGCGCTACGGCCTGTTCCGCCGCCGCCTGCTCGACCGGATCGAAGGCATCGTGCGCGAAAGCGTCAAGCCGATGGAGCGGATCGAGGGCATCAAGATCCTGCACGTAGATGGACTCGGTGGCGTCGGCGGCGGTGCCGGCGGCGCCGCGCGTTCACCTACCGACGAGGTGATCGAGAGCGCCCTGCGCTACCGCGTCCAGGCGCCGTTGATCGACGAGGTGCTCAAGGAAATCGGCATCGAGGGCGGCAATCTCGCCAAGATGGGCGGCCTCATCCGCGAGGCCAGCGACATGCAGCGCATCGGCAAGGACTCGGCCAAGGATGCAAAGGACGCCAAGCCGAAGGATGGCGGCGATGGTGGTAGCGGCGGCGGCTCAGGCCGCAAGGCCAAGGAGTAA
- a CDS encoding SRPBCC family protein, which translates to MARVYASSVIGASASRVWARVRDFNGLPNWHPGIAESRIENGEPADKVGCVRAFSLRNGDRLREQLLGLSDYDMFCTYSILDSPMPLTNYVATLRLTPITDHDRTFIEWSAEFDCAPDKEAELVSGIGGNVFQGGFDALKRAFGA; encoded by the coding sequence ATGGCCCGCGTTTATGCATCCAGTGTCATCGGCGCCTCGGCGAGCCGGGTCTGGGCCCGCGTGCGCGATTTCAACGGACTGCCGAACTGGCATCCGGGCATCGCCGAAAGCCGGATCGAGAATGGCGAACCCGCCGATAAGGTGGGCTGCGTGCGCGCCTTCTCGCTGCGCAACGGCGACCGTCTGCGCGAGCAGCTGCTCGGCCTGTCCGACTACGACATGTTCTGCACCTATTCGATCCTCGACTCGCCCATGCCGCTGACGAACTACGTGGCGACCTTGCGGCTGACCCCGATCACCGATCACGACCGCACCTTCATCGAATGGTCGGCGGAATTCGACTGCGCGCCCGACAAGGAAGCCGAGCTGGTGTCCGGCATCGGCGGCAATGTGTTCCAGGGCGGCTTCGACGCCCTCAAGCGCGCATTCGGAGCCTGA
- a CDS encoding SRPBCC family protein, protein MPKVVRSTIIDVPVDRLWAVVRDFNAHDQYHPIVATSSIERGYPVDKVGCVRRFFLADGSELREQLLSLSDLEMTYSYCLLDTPIPLFNYVAHIRLLPVTDGNRSFWHWESRFTTPPGREEELARKVGEDVYVAGMEAVRQLPELQREGI, encoded by the coding sequence GTGCCGAAGGTCGTCCGCAGTACGATCATCGATGTCCCGGTCGACCGGCTGTGGGCGGTGGTGCGCGATTTCAACGCACATGACCAGTACCATCCGATTGTCGCCACCAGCAGCATCGAGCGCGGCTATCCGGTCGACAAGGTCGGCTGCGTGCGCCGTTTCTTCCTCGCCGATGGCAGCGAGCTGCGCGAACAACTGCTGTCGCTGTCCGATCTGGAAATGACCTACAGCTACTGTCTGCTCGACACGCCGATCCCGCTCTTCAATTACGTCGCTCATATCCGACTTCTGCCCGTGACCGACGGCAATCGCAGCTTCTGGCATTGGGAAAGCCGTTTCACCACACCGCCCGGGCGCGAGGAAGAATTGGCGCGCAAGGTGGGTGAAGACGTCTATGTCGCCGGCATGGAAGCCGTGCGCCAGCTCCCCGAACTACAACGAGAGGGCATCTGA
- a CDS encoding xanthine dehydrogenase family protein subunit M, with product MALDVRVATSMAEAAGILAADQRTRLLSGGTLVMRDVNEGRFLDGTLLRLTDPAYRQINASGARVELGAGATMAMVLANRDLAFLHPVARAVGGPAIRQMATIGGNLFAETPYGDFAVALLALDAQVMVQSGYGSARAIAIEEFLNARERGGAGLVTAVQFAKPQNAADFRFRKISRVKPKGISVMSIAAHLPNSGSRITQARVAYGAMAPTPVRARGVERALEGKPLDAASVQAAKAAALEGTRPATDAIATEWYRREVMPVHLGRLLAGEGR from the coding sequence ATGGCGCTGGACGTACGCGTTGCCACCAGCATGGCGGAAGCCGCCGGCATCCTCGCCGCGGATCAGCGCACGCGCTTGCTCTCCGGCGGCACGCTGGTGATGCGCGACGTCAATGAGGGCCGCTTTCTCGACGGCACGCTGCTGCGGCTCACCGATCCCGCCTATCGCCAGATCAATGCCTCCGGCGCCCGCGTCGAACTCGGCGCCGGCGCGACCATGGCGATGGTGCTCGCCAATCGCGATCTCGCTTTCCTGCACCCGGTCGCCCGCGCCGTCGGCGGGCCGGCTATACGGCAGATGGCGACAATCGGCGGCAATCTCTTCGCAGAAACCCCATATGGCGATTTTGCCGTCGCGCTGCTGGCGCTCGACGCCCAGGTGATGGTGCAATCCGGCTACGGCTCGGCGCGCGCGATAGCGATCGAGGAATTCCTCAATGCGCGCGAGCGCGGCGGCGCCGGACTCGTCACCGCCGTCCAGTTCGCCAAACCGCAGAACGCCGCCGACTTCCGCTTCCGCAAGATCAGCCGGGTCAAGCCGAAAGGCATTTCGGTGATGAGCATCGCCGCTCATCTGCCGAACTCGGGAAGCCGCATCACCCAGGCGCGAGTCGCCTACGGCGCCATGGCGCCAACGCCGGTGCGCGCGCGCGGCGTCGAACGCGCGCTCGAAGGCAAGCCGCTCGACGCGGCCAGTGTTCAGGCCGCGAAGGCCGCCGCGCTCGAAGGCACCCGCCCCGCCACCGACGCCATCGCGACCGAATGGTATCGCCGCGAGGTCATGCCCGTGCATCTCGGACGGCTGCTCGCCGGCGAAGGACGTTGA
- a CDS encoding (2Fe-2S)-binding protein produces MAKSPVQFRLNGSDRATFVDPGDNLLTTLRRGLNEFGPKYGCGQGACGVCTVLIDGEPHLSCLTLAVACEGRHVETVSGMADGPNLHPLQTAFMDNFAAQCGFCTPGMLMAARALLERNPNPTREDVIEAIAGNICRCTGYEPIIAAILAAAGNRSQRQA; encoded by the coding sequence ATGGCCAAAAGTCCCGTCCAGTTTCGCCTCAACGGTTCGGACCGCGCGACCTTCGTCGATCCGGGCGATAATCTCCTGACGACGCTGCGCCGCGGGCTTAATGAGTTCGGTCCGAAATATGGCTGCGGCCAGGGCGCCTGCGGCGTCTGCACCGTTCTGATCGACGGCGAACCGCACCTCTCCTGCCTCACTCTGGCTGTCGCCTGCGAAGGCCGCCATGTCGAGACGGTGTCCGGCATGGCGGACGGACCGAACCTGCATCCGCTGCAAACGGCCTTCATGGACAATTTCGCGGCGCAGTGCGGCTTCTGCACGCCCGGCATGCTGATGGCGGCGCGTGCCCTGCTCGAGCGCAATCCGAACCCGACCCGTGAGGACGTCATCGAGGCCATCGCCGGCAATATCTGCCGCTGCACCGGTTACGAGCCCATCATCGCCGCCATCCTCGCCGCGGCCGGCAACCGCAGCCAGCGGCAGGCCTGA
- a CDS encoding xanthine dehydrogenase family protein molybdopterin-binding subunit, whose translation MLEFRKDLFANERDDNLNVVGKGIQRQDMPGHVTGRSPFFDDHAFEGLLHLKVVRSPHHHARIRSIDTSAAERAPGVKRILRAADVPVNKNTLLSLINFGKDDEPSLAVDKVHYKGEPVVAVIADSEAAAMAARKLVRIDYETLPHVFDVEEALKPGAPVVNETYPNNYFEYHDKFDHQKLRFGDTEKAFQSADIVMEERYQMSPIEHAPTETNGSIAAPEQDNRFVVHSCAQGLFFSLGTAAKILNLDSNRLHFIGGTVGGGFGGKVDSLTEPLAIFGAMMTGRPVRYVLDREEEMLYGSPRGAERIYVKDGVMRDGRIVARHIRSYFDAGAYTRLSSYAAVKCTAHVPGPYWVPNVSSDIYVAYTNRCPSTAMRGFGITAVDFAIEVQMDKLAHAVNMDPMEFRILNAYRDGDMKPHRRVAKNTALIECVQVAAEKARWPISDNAKRMSSLVGGGEGERGQIPATPIDQRGQIGRPETRNAPSTQTLPAGTTRIAVTKQPELEGSRDARPVAANVPRYEPARPMAQPVVQAPAPLAPMPPAAPPPHAAPQAPPPPPAPGATPQHGAMRFSSVFGTRRR comes from the coding sequence ATGCTCGAATTCAGGAAAGACCTTTTTGCCAACGAGCGCGACGACAACCTCAATGTCGTCGGCAAGGGCATTCAGCGTCAGGACATGCCAGGCCATGTCACCGGCCGCTCCCCGTTCTTCGACGATCACGCTTTCGAGGGATTGCTGCATCTCAAGGTGGTGCGCAGCCCGCATCACCATGCGCGCATCCGGTCGATCGACACCAGCGCCGCCGAGCGCGCGCCGGGCGTGAAGCGCATCCTGCGCGCCGCCGACGTGCCGGTGAACAAGAACACGCTGCTCAGCCTGATCAATTTCGGCAAGGATGACGAGCCGTCGCTCGCCGTCGACAAGGTGCACTACAAGGGCGAGCCCGTCGTCGCCGTCATCGCCGACAGCGAGGCCGCGGCCATGGCGGCGCGCAAGCTGGTGCGCATCGACTACGAGACGCTGCCCCACGTCTTCGACGTCGAGGAAGCACTCAAGCCCGGTGCGCCGGTCGTCAACGAGACCTATCCGAACAATTACTTCGAATATCACGACAAGTTCGATCACCAGAAGCTGCGCTTCGGCGATACCGAGAAGGCTTTCCAGTCCGCCGACATCGTGATGGAAGAGCGCTACCAGATGTCGCCGATCGAGCATGCGCCGACAGAGACCAACGGCTCGATCGCCGCGCCGGAACAGGACAACCGCTTTGTCGTGCACTCCTGCGCGCAGGGCCTGTTCTTTTCGCTGGGCACCGCGGCCAAGATTCTCAATCTCGATTCGAACCGACTGCATTTCATCGGCGGCACGGTCGGCGGCGGCTTCGGCGGCAAGGTGGACTCGCTCACCGAACCGCTCGCCATCTTCGGCGCCATGATGACGGGCCGGCCGGTGCGCTACGTGCTCGATCGCGAAGAGGAGATGCTGTACGGCTCGCCGCGCGGCGCCGAACGCATCTATGTGAAGGACGGCGTGATGCGCGATGGCCGCATCGTCGCACGCCACATCCGCTCCTATTTCGATGCCGGCGCCTATACGCGCCTCTCTTCTTACGCGGCGGTCAAATGCACGGCGCATGTGCCGGGCCCTTACTGGGTGCCGAATGTGTCCTCGGACATCTATGTCGCCTACACCAACCGCTGCCCATCAACTGCCATGCGCGGCTTCGGCATCACGGCGGTCGATTTCGCCATCGAAGTGCAGATGGACAAGCTCGCCCATGCCGTGAACATGGACCCGATGGAATTTCGTATCCTCAACGCTTACCGCGATGGGGACATGAAGCCGCACCGGCGTGTCGCCAAGAACACGGCGCTGATCGAATGCGTGCAGGTGGCGGCGGAAAAAGCGCGCTGGCCGATTTCCGACAACGCCAAACGCATGTCGTCGCTGGTCGGCGGTGGCGAAGGCGAGCGCGGCCAGATTCCGGCGACGCCGATCGACCAACGCGGCCAGATCGGCCGTCCGGAGACGCGCAATGCGCCATCGACGCAGACCTTGCCGGCCGGCACCACACGCATCGCCGTGACCAAGCAGCCAGAACTCGAAGGCAGCCGCGACGCCCGCCCCGTCGCCGCCAACGTGCCGCGCTATGAACCGGCGCGTCCGATGGCACAGCCCGTCGTGCAGGCGCCCGCGCCGCTGGCGCCGATGCCGCCCGCCGCTCCGCCGCCGCACGCGGCACCGCAAGCGCCGCCGCCGCCACCGGCTCCCGGCGCCACACCGCAGCACGGCGCCATGCGTTTCTCATCCGTCTTCGGCACAAGGAGGCGCTGA
- a CDS encoding xanthine dehydrogenase family protein molybdopterin-binding subunit, giving the protein MARHKGRGMASINYPIGMNLGGDPSQALIHSNPDGKFTVALSAIDLGQGMKQVTRQVAAETLGVPVEDVYVDTADSDTGPHDMGSFASRGTHRMGNAVIAAAREARGVLLEAAAEELEVNAADLVTDGRGNIHVRGAPSRSITVRATAQAAQFKQGKTIAGRGIFLIPLSAVDAETGEMNPNTAFAHACLVADVEVDDETGEVALLGITSAYELGRALNPKMVEQQLVGGAWMGQSHALYETPEPYYPNPDHGPRDFNEYLMPGPGDIAPYSVSILERPAPDGPFGGKGPGEMCANPVLPAVANAVFNAVGVRVDELPITPEKVLRGLRANGGAKPQARRGG; this is encoded by the coding sequence ATGGCACGGCACAAAGGCCGCGGCATGGCCTCCATCAATTACCCCATCGGCATGAATCTCGGCGGCGACCCCAGCCAGGCGCTGATCCATTCCAACCCCGACGGCAAGTTCACCGTCGCGCTGTCGGCCATCGATCTGGGCCAGGGCATGAAGCAGGTCACCCGGCAGGTCGCGGCGGAAACGCTCGGCGTTCCGGTCGAGGATGTCTATGTCGACACCGCCGACAGCGATACCGGCCCGCACGACATGGGCTCCTTTGCCTCGCGCGGCACGCACCGCATGGGCAACGCCGTGATCGCCGCGGCGCGCGAAGCGCGTGGCGTGCTGCTGGAAGCAGCGGCGGAAGAGCTCGAAGTCAACGCCGCCGATCTCGTCACCGACGGCCGCGGCAACATCCATGTGCGCGGCGCGCCGTCGCGTTCGATCACCGTGCGCGCCACGGCGCAAGCCGCGCAGTTCAAGCAGGGCAAGACCATCGCCGGGCGCGGCATCTTCCTCATTCCGCTGTCGGCCGTCGATGCCGAGACCGGCGAGATGAACCCCAACACCGCATTCGCCCACGCCTGCCTCGTCGCCGATGTCGAAGTCGATGACGAGACTGGCGAAGTTGCCCTGCTCGGCATCACCAGCGCCTATGAACTCGGCCGCGCGCTCAATCCAAAAATGGTCGAGCAGCAATTGGTCGGCGGCGCCTGGATGGGCCAGAGCCATGCGCTCTACGAAACGCCAGAGCCCTATTACCCGAACCCCGATCACGGCCCGCGCGACTTCAACGAATATCTGATGCCGGGGCCCGGCGACATCGCGCCCTACTCCGTGAGCATTCTGGAGCGTCCCGCGCCGGATGGTCCTTTCGGCGGCAAGGGCCCCGGCGAGATGTGCGCCAATCCGGTGCTGCCGGCGGTCGCCAATGCCGTGTTCAACGCCGTCGGCGTGCGGGTCGATGAGTTGCCCATCACGCCGGAGAAAGTGCTGCGCGGTCTGCGTGCCAATGGCGGCGCCAAGCCGCAAGCGCGGCGGGGCGGCTGA
- a CDS encoding MoxR family ATPase, with translation MALRTTIAGISSPEALAEALKSAMYLADDGIATAGYLALALGKPLLLEGAPGVGKTEAAKAIAGILGRQLIRLQCFEGIDAAAALYEWNYPRQMLAIRQAQDGANIDIYRDEFLIERPMLTALRRPESTVLLIDEIDRSDHEFEAFLLEFLSDFSISIPERGTLRAAERPVVILTSNRTRDLHEALRRRCVYHYIAYPDPAREAAIIMLRSSAVAESTARAVVAAVGILRNEPLSKPPGVAEAVDWAEAATALAHTGASWPEAFRRSIGAAIKDEEDLAHLRPRLAQFIPGMAA, from the coding sequence ATGGCCTTGCGCACCACCATCGCCGGCATTTCCAGCCCCGAGGCGCTCGCGGAGGCGCTCAAGTCGGCCATGTATCTGGCGGACGATGGCATCGCAACCGCCGGTTATCTCGCGCTGGCGCTCGGCAAGCCGCTGCTGCTGGAAGGCGCGCCCGGTGTGGGCAAGACGGAAGCCGCCAAGGCCATTGCCGGCATTCTCGGCCGGCAATTGATCCGCCTGCAATGTTTCGAAGGCATCGACGCCGCGGCGGCGCTCTACGAATGGAATTATCCGCGCCAGATGCTGGCGATCCGTCAGGCGCAGGACGGCGCCAATATCGATATCTATCGCGACGAATTTCTGATCGAGCGGCCGATGCTGACGGCGTTGCGCCGCCCGGAATCGACCGTGCTGCTGATCGACGAAATCGACCGCTCCGACCATGAGTTCGAAGCGTTCCTTCTGGAATTCCTGTCCGACTTCTCGATCTCGATCCCCGAGCGCGGCACCTTGCGCGCGGCGGAACGCCCTGTTGTGATCCTGACCTCGAACCGCACGCGCGACCTGCACGAGGCGTTGCGGCGGCGCTGCGTCTATCACTACATCGCCTATCCCGATCCGGCGCGCGAGGCCGCGATCATCATGCTGCGTTCGTCCGCCGTCGCCGAAAGCACGGCGCGCGCCGTGGTGGCGGCCGTCGGCATATTGCGCAACGAGCCGCTCTCCAAGCCGCCCGGCGTCGCCGAAGCGGTGGACTGGGCCGAAGCCGCGACGGCGCTGGCCCACACCGGCGCCTCCTGGCCGGAGGCTTTCCGCCGCTCCATCGGCGCGGCGATCAAGGATGAGGAAGACCTCGCGCATCTACGCCCGCGCCTCGCGCAATTCATTCCGGGAATGGCGGCATGA